The Saccharomyces mikatae IFO 1815 strain IFO1815 genome assembly, chromosome: 13 genome has a segment encoding these proteins:
- the SWP1 gene encoding dolichyl-diphosphooligosaccharide-protein glycotransferase (similar to Saccharomyces cerevisiae SWP1 (YMR149W); ancestral locus Anc_2.375), which produces MQFFKTLATLVSCISFALAYVAQDVHVSFPSTTGKTSIMIGKIEPKPEVVGAAPTSVTVDSPNEVVQVNFAIDSNDKPFQHTLLVGLPNRNLEMAFEPEIKDHGKLSMYKYMIDLATLDDALLQEAFRSLEPIKATLILASSTAKPKENLFREILQLDLSFHLDHSDSSLVDKFSIKPEIHHVFQTEPKRVAKSIAVIFVAIIMITILALVTTWLNSCAAAFNNIPTGTNALYFLGFIATVVGFEIIFARYYLGTSIFESLFSSLYLGAPGLLMSTKFLRSFGLTI; this is translated from the coding sequence ATgcaattcttcaaaacacTTGCAACTTTGGTGTCATGCATATCGTTTGCCCTCGCTTACGTGGCACAGGATGTTCATGTATCGTTTCCCTCTACCACAGGAAAGACTAGTATTATGATTGGTAAAATCGAGCCTAAACCTGAAGTTGTTGGCGCGGCTCCAACATCAGTCACAGTTGATAGCCCTAATGAAGTCGTTCAAGTAAATTTTGCCATTGACTCTAATGACAAACCTTTTCAACACACCTTACTAGTAGGCTTACCCAACAGAAATCTAGAAATGGCTTTCGAGCCTGAAATCAAAGATCATGGTAAATTGTCCATGTATAAATACATGATAGATTTAGCCACGCTAGATGATGCTTTGTTGCAGGAGGCTTTCAGATCACTAGAACCTATAAAGGCAACTCTGATTTTAGCATCTTCTACCGCAAAACCAAAGGAAAATTTGTTCAGAGAAATTCTGCAGTTGGACTTGAGCTTTCATTTAGATCATTCCGATTCATCTTTAGTTGACAAGTTCAGCATTAAGCCAGAGATCCATCATGTATTCCAAACTGAGCCAAAGAGAGTTGCCAAGTCAATAGCTGTAATTTTTGTCGCAATCATCATGATTACTATTTTAGCATTGGTAACCACTTGGTTGAATTCTTGTGCTGCCGCATTCAATAACATCCCAACCGGCACCAATGCTCTATATTTTCTAGGGTTTATCGCGACCGTTGTTGGATTTGAAATCATCTTCGCCAGATATTATTTGGGTACAAGCATTTTCGAATCtttattctcttctttgtaTTTGGGGGCCCCAGGTTTATTGATGTCTACAAAGTTCTTGAGATCTTTTGGTCTAACAATCTAG
- the TIF34 gene encoding translation initiation factor eIF3 subunit i (similar to Saccharomyces cerevisiae TIF34 (YMR146C); ancestral locus Anc_2.380), which yields MKAIKLTGHERPLTQVKYNKEGDLLFSCSKDSSASVWYSLNGERLGTLDGHTGTIWSIDVDRFTKYCVTGSADYSIKLWDVSNGQCIATWKSPVPVKRVEFSPCGNYFLAILDNVMKNPGSINIYEIERDSATHELTKVSEEPIHQIITHEGLDAATVAGWSTEGKYIVAGHKDGKVSKYDVTNNYEYMDSIDLHEKSISDMQFSPDLTYFITSSRDTNSFLVDVSTLQVLKKYETDCPLNTAVITPLKEFIILGGGQEAKDVTTTSANEGKFEARFYHKIFEEEIGRVQGHFGPLNTVAISPQGTSYASGGEDGFIRLHHFEKSYFDFKYDVEKAAEAKEHMQEAN from the coding sequence ATGAAGGCTATTAAATTAACAGGTCATGAACGTCCACTAACCCAGGTGAAGTACAACAAAGAAGGTGACTTACTATTTTCATGTTCGAAAGATAGCTCCGCCAGTGTTTGGTATTCGTTGAATGGGGAGAGATTAGGCACTTTGGATGGCCATACGGGTACTATTTGGTCTATAGATGTTGACCGCTTCACCAAGTACTGTGTTACGGGGAGTGCTGATTATAGTATTAAACTATGGGATGTATCAAATGGACAATGCATTGCAACATGGAAATCACCCGTCCCCGTGAAGAGAGTAGAATTTTCCCCATGTGGTAACTACTTCCTCGCTATCTTAGACAATGTCATGAAAAATCCAGGTTCTATTAACATATACGAAATCGAAAGGGATTCCGCAACTCATGAATTGACAAAGGTTTCAGAAGAACCAATTCATCAGATTATCACCCATGAAGGTTTAGACGCTGCCACTGTAGCCGGATGGTCGACTGAAGGCAAATACATCGTTGCAGGTCATAAAGATGGTAAGGTCAGCAAATACGATGTGACAAACAACTACGAATACATGGATTCAATCGACTTGCACGAAAAATCCATCAGTGACATGCAATTTTCTCCTGATTTAACATATTTCATTACATCATCCAGAGATACAAATTCATTCCTGGTTGACGTGTCAACTCTACAAGTTCTCAAGAAGTACGAAACTGATTGTCCACTAAACACCGCAGTTATCACCCCATTGAAGGAATTCATTATTCTTGGTGGTGGTCAAGAAGCCAAGGATGTCACAACCACCAGTGCCAACGAGGGTAAATTTGAAGCCAGATTCTACCACAAGatctttgaagaagaaatcggCAGGGTACAAGGCCATTTTGGTCCCTTGAACACTGTCGCCATCAGCCCACAGGGCACAAGCTATGCCTCGGGCGGTGAAGATGGGTTCATACGTCTACATCACTTCGAAAAATCTTACTTTGATTTTAAATACGACGTGGAGAAGGCTGCTGAAGCCAAAGAACACATGCAAGAAGCAAATTGA
- the RPL13B gene encoding 60S ribosomal protein eL13 (similar to Saccharomyces cerevisiae RPL13A (YDL082W) and RPL13B (YMR142C); ancestral locus Anc_2.387), protein MAISKNLPILKNHFRKHWQERVKVHFDQAGKKVSRRNARASRAAKIAPRPLDLLRPVVRAPTVKYNRKVRAGRGFTLAEVKAAGLTAAYARTIGIAVDHRRQNRNQEIFDANVQRLKEYQSKIIVFPTNGKAPEAEQVLSAAATFPIAQPTTDVETRAVQDNGESAFRTLRLARSEKRFRGIREKRAREKAEAEAEKKK, encoded by the exons ATGG CTATCTCCAAGAATTTaccaattttgaagaaccaCTTCAGAAAGCACTGGCAAGAACGTGTCAAGGTTCACTTTGACCAAGCTGGTAAAAAAGTTTCTAGACGTAATGCCAGAGCTTCCAGAGCCGCTAAAATTGCCCCAAGACCATTGGACTTGTTGAGACCTGTTGTCAGAGCTCCAACTGTTAAGTACAACAGAAAGGTCAGAGCTGGTAGAGGTTTCACCTTGGCTGAAGTTAAGGCCGCTGGTTTGACTGCTGCATACGCCAGAACCATTGGTATTGCTGTTGACCACAGACGTCAAAACAGAAACCAAGAAATCTTCGACGCTAATGTCCAAAGATTAAAGGAATACCAATCCAAGATCATTGTTTTCCCAACAAATGGTAAGGCCCCAGAAGCTGAACAAGTTTTGTCCGCTGCTGCTACTTTCCCAATTGCTCAACCAACTACCGATGTTGAAACTAGAGCTGTCCAGGACAACGGTGAATCTGCTTTCAGAACCTTGAGATTAGCCAGATCCGAAAAGAGATTTAGAGGTATCAGAGAAAAGAGAGCTAGAGAGAAGGCTGAAGCTGAagctgaaaagaagaaataa
- the NDE1 gene encoding NADH-ubiquinone reductase (H(+)-translocating) NDE1 (similar to Saccharomyces cerevisiae NDE2 (YDL085W) and NDE1 (YMR145C); ancestral locus Anc_2.382), with protein sequence MIRQSLMKTVWANSSRFSLHGKSGLVACTKKRSFHVARNLLQDKKDILQKVAPTTSVVAKQSFFRKSGKFALKFLLYSALAGTAYVSYSLYKEANPSTQVPQSDTFPNGSKRKTLVILGSGWGSVSLLKNLDTTLYNVVVVSPRNYFLFTPLLPSTPVGTIELKSIVEPVRTIARRSHGEVHYYEAEAYDVDPENKTIKVKSSAKNNDYDLNLKYDYLVVGVGAQPNTFGTPGVYEYSSFLKEISDAQEIRLKIMSSIEKAASLSPKDPERARLLSFVVVGGGPTGVEFAAELRDYVDQDLRKWMPELSKEIKVTLVEALPNILNMFDKYLVDYAQDLFKEEKIDLRLKTMVKKVDATTITAKTGDGDIESIPYGVLVWATGNAPREVSTNLMSKLEEQDSRRGLLIDNKLQLLGAKGSIFAIGDCTFHPGLFPTAQVAHQEGEYLAQYFKKAYKIDQLNWKITNTTDGSEVTKLKNQITKTQSQIEDFKYNHKGALAYIGSDKAIADLAVGEAKYRLAGSFTFLFWKSAYLAMCLSFRNRVLVAMDWAKVYFLGRDSSI encoded by the coding sequence atgattaGACAATCATTAATGAAAACCGTTTGGGCTAATTCGTCCAGGTTTAGTCTGCATGGCAAGTCAGGCCTTGTGGCATGcactaaaaaaagatcattCCATGTTGCAAGGAATTTGCTACAGGACAAGAAGGACATTCTACAAAAGGTGGCGCCCACTACCAGTGTCGTTGCGAAGCAATCATTTTTCAGGAAAAGTGGGAAATTTGCTTTGAAGTTCCTATTGTATTCTGCACTCGCGGGTACGGCATACGTTTCCTACTCACTTTACAAGGAGGCCAATCCTTCTACGCAAGTTCCTCAATCGGATACTTTCCCCAATGGATCGAAGAGGAAGACGCTGGTTATTCTGGGCTCCGGTTGGGGGTCAGTGtcgcttttgaaaaatttggataCTACCTTGTATAATGTCGTTGTTGTTTCTCCAAgaaattattttcttttcactcCGTTACTACCTTCTACCCCAGTGGGTACGATTGAACTGAAATCGATTGTCGAACCTGTCAGAACCATTGCTAGAAGATCGCACGGTGAAGTCCACTATTATGAAGCTGAGGCCTATGACGTTGATCCTGAGAACAAAACAATCAAAGTCAAATCCTCTGCCAAGAATAACGATTAcgatttgaatttgaaatatgaTTACCTGGTTGTCGGTGTGGGCGCTCAGCCAAATACTTTTGGCACGCCAGGCGTTTACGAAtactcttctttcttgaagGAAATATCCGATGCTCAAGAAATTAGATTGAAAATTATGTCAAGTATCGAGAAAGCCGCCTCTCTATCTCCAAAAGATCCTGAAAGGGCAAGATTGTTGAGTTTTGTTGTTGTCGGTGGTGGCCCCACTGGTGTTGAATTTGCCGCTGAACTAAGAGATTACGTTGATCAAGATTTGAGAAAATGGATGCCTGAATTGagtaaagaaattaaagtcACTTTGGTGGAGGCTTTGCCAAACATTTTAAACATGTTTGACAAGTATCTCGTTGACTATGCTCAAGATTTattcaaagaggaaaaaattgatttgaGATTGAAGACAATGGTTAAGAAAGTTGATGCTACTACAATAACTGCCAAAActggtgatggtgatattGAAAGTATACCATATGGTGTCTTGGTTTGGGCTACAGGCAATGCACCAAGAGAAGTCTCCACAAACTTAATGTCCAAACTAGAGGAGCAAGATTCAAGACGTGGTTTATTGATCGATAACAAACTTCAACTCTTAGGCGCTAAGGGTTCTATTTTCGCCATCGGTGACTGTACCTTCCACCCGGGTTTATTCCCTACAGCCCAGGTCGCCCATCAAGAAGGTGAATACTTGGCTCAATATTTTAAGAAAGCTTACAAAATTGACCAATTGAATTGGAAGATAACTAATACTACAGACGGTTCAGAGGTTACTAAATTAAAGAACCAAATAACCAAGACACAATCACAAATCGAAGATTTCAAGTACAACCATAAGGGTGCTCTAGCTTACATTGGTTCAGATAAAGCCATCGCTGATCTTGCCGTTGGTGAAGCCAAATACAGATTAGCCGGTTCATTTACTTTCCTATTTTGGAAATCCGCCTACCTAGCAATGTGCTTGTCCTTCAGAAATAGAGTTCTTGTCGCCATGGATTGGGCTAAAGTTTATTTCTTGGGTAGAGATTCATCTATCTAG
- the SIP5 gene encoding Sip5p (similar to Saccharomyces cerevisiae SIP5 (YMR140W); ancestral locus Anc_2.389) gives MGNVPGKMDQEDGFNDARPDSSYNTASSSTTVKQYDDDIPSRVRARRTSSLVNSILNGNNTRTRAGSNLSSTNRRKTSREKELAKEAHAKQLIVRCSETVDGGFLAPFGCYSFEKLDYDATVVKNLIIKRMIAPFYTPLQDFDESWTRDELIKIVDGLPLHDTFDENLEEFEDVPIGNLRKPTFNELIDKSLSKKEQRRMHARIFRARLYKKRIIWQENESETFLERKLDMKRIDSKLRNASDNRSNQTKKNHHLPSDDLKYVLYKNGSECPICFLYFPGPFNHSKCCQQPICTECFVQIKRADPHFPHDEVDPTEPPTNDDEKDPNLLTSEPANCPYCATANFSITYQPPTDRETGIGGMPPESYVYRNGAISKPDDGKPHVSVITSDTIRPDWETKLNKERSRLMRRSANATAIHISNRLIDPNHSTRRSTSHSSTPVQDESTSASRSPEPTINEIEDQMVREAIRLSLEDQENRRKPKNKNTSF, from the coding sequence ATGGGTAACGTTCCAGGAAAAATGGACCAAGAAGATGGTTTTAATGATGCCAGACCAGATTCTTCATATAATACTGCCTCATCAAGTACCACGGTCAAACaatatgatgatgatatacCTTCAAGGGTTAGAGCAAGGCGCACCTCTTCTTTAGTCAACAGTATATTAAATGGTAATAATACTCGTACAAGAGCGGGCTCTAATTTATCCAGTACTAATAGGAGAAAGACGTCACGGGAAAAGGAGCTGGCGAAAGAGGCACATGCCAAACAATTAATTGTGAGATGTAGCGAAACTGTCGATGGTGGTTTTTTAGCACCATTTGGTTGCTATTCGTTTGAAAAACTAGACTATGACGCTACTGTTgtcaaaaatttaataatcaaaagaatgatAGCTCCGTTTTATACTCCCCTACAGGATTTCGATGAAAGTTGGACAAGAGACGAGTTGATAAAAATTGTTGATGGATTGCCATTGCACGATACATTCgatgaaaatttagagGAATTTGAAGATGTACCGATAGGTAATTTAAGGAAGCCAACTTTCAATGAACTAATAGACAAATCCTTAtctaaaaaagaacagagaAGAATGCACGCGAGGATTTTTAGGGCAagattatataaaaaaagaattatatGGCAAGAAAACGAAAGTGAGACGTTTTTAGAGAGAAAATTAGACATGAAAAGAATCGACAGTAAGCTCAGAAACGCTAGCGATAATAGAAGTAATCAGacgaaaaaaaaccatCATCTACCCAGTGATGATTTAAAGTATGTTCTTTACAAAAACGGTTCAGAATGTCCTATTTGTTTCCTATATTTCCCAGGGCCATTCAATCATTCCAAATGTTGTCAACAGCCTATTTGTACTGAATGTTTCGtacaaataaaaagagcGGATCCCCATTTTCCTCATGACGAGGTAGACCCTACCGAACCACCAacaaatgatgatgaaaaggacCCTAATCTGCTCACTTCTGAGCCAGCAAACTGTCCCTACTGCGCTACTGCTAACTTCAGCATTACTTATCAACCTCCTACAGATCGTGAAACTGGTATAGGTGGTATGCCTCCTGAATCTTACGTTTATAGAAATGGTGCCATATCAAAACCCGATGATGGTAAGCCGCATGTTTCTGTAATTACATCGGATACCATTCGTCCTGACTGGGAAACAAAGCTGAATAAGGAAAGGTCAAGATTGATGAGGAGATCTGCGAATGCCACCGCTATACATATAAGCAATAGATTAATCGATCCCAATCATAGTACAAGAAGAAGTACAAGCCACAGTTCAACACCTGTTCAAGACGAAAGTACATCGGCTTCAAGATCACCCGAACCGACAATAAACGAAATTGAAGACCAAATGGTCAGAGAAGCTATCCGATTAAGTCTTGAAGATCAGGAGAACCgaagaaaaccaaagaataaaaatactTCTTTTTGA
- the LDO16 gene encoding Ldo16p (similar to Saccharomyces cerevisiae OSW5 (YMR148W); ancestral locus Anc_2.376): MVSAATFFFFVYLLVFVVIGFFSSLFIIPLLGISFVFAIGVVAFGFCSNLSFKMAQVVYVRADTFLKRVLDKMALQTQPAQPQETLSTLRPVSNPTIPSPLRQTARPSKFVTEEDVIFEPVSAQSAIARSLETTAKEAGNGYKLS; the protein is encoded by the coding sequence ATGGTTTCTGCTGCTacgtttttcttttttgtctACCTACTAGTGTTCGTAGTGATAGGGTTCTTTTCCTCATTGTTCATAATTCCCCTATTGggaatttcttttgtgtTTGCCATTGGAGTAGTAGCATTTGGATTTTGCAGCAACTTGAGTTTCAAAATGGCACAAGTCGTTTATGTACGGGCAGATACCTTCTTGAAAAGGGTGCTCGACAAAATGGCGCTACAAACACAACCAGCACAACCGCAGGAAACACTTTCCACTTTAAGGCCAGTATCCAATCCAACCATCCCAAGTCCACTAAGACAAACAGCGCGCCCTTCTAAGTTTGTCACTGAAGAAGACGTTATTTTTGAACCCGTCAGTGCTCAAAGTGCCATTGCCCGTTCCTTAGAAACTACTGCTAAAGAAGCGGGTAACGGATACAAGCTCTCTTGA
- the FDO1 gene encoding Fdo1p (similar to Saccharomyces cerevisiae YMR144W; ancestral locus Anc_2.385), with protein MEDNKVRGGKPIQFASWSNQVASLENGGSDVQSVILKASKLIRQLNDNGLMSPMEDEHSQTSSSQETLSIDKEIGEESRMELVQAKGGNSRKEVDIYSGLRDSAYARENMLNVLQSLVSHLNQAVAQIQQLKFKNMILTSNENNIQSRHEVEDNLQKQQFERIKCQFLLDRQSLKDQLRKRDNKIVRYKQKIIEKNKKLNNLAKVLNQHAISDTSQIDSFSSSIKKTPSSTITPQETKSDMLNTLGILATHVLKDEIDDDSGNQTILQLAAGSISNDYNTTELEITCSPEMGRSATQNRSDRKVESAQGLHGNRTLQLPKMKSFSTIDGSIKDIK; from the coding sequence ATGGAAGATAATAAAGTGAGAGGAGGTAAACCGATTCAATTTGCTTCTTGGTCGAATCAAGTGGCATCCTTAGAAAACGGTGGCAGCGACGTACAAAGTGTTATTCTAAAAGCTTCGAAGTTGATCCGACAATTGAACGATAACGGGTTAATGAGTCCAATGGAGGATGAGCATTCACAAACTTCATCTTCACAGGAGACACTTAGtattgataaagaaattggTGAAGAAAGCCGGATGGAACTTGTCCAAGCAAAAGGTGGTAACTCTCGGAAGGAAGTAGACATATATTCTGGATTGAGGGATTCCGCATATGCTAGGGAGAATATGCTAAACGTTTTGCAATCATTAGTCTCACATCTAAATCAAGCTGTTGCTCAAATACAACAGTTAAAATTTAAGAATATGATTCTTActtcaaatgaaaataatatacaATCGAGACATGAAGTGGAAGATAATCTTCAGAAACaacaatttgaaagaataaaatgtCAGTTTCTGTTGGACCGTCAAAGTTTAAAGGATCAATTACGAAAGCGAGACAATAAAATTGTTAGATACAAACAGAAAATCATcgaaaagaacaaaaaattaaataatCTGGCGAAAGTTCTTAATCAGCATGCTATATCCGATACATCTCAAATAGATAGTTTTAGTAGCTCCATAAAGAAAACACCCTCTTCGACCATTACGCCCCAAGAAACGAAGTCGGATATGTTGAACACTTTAGGAATATTGGCCACGCACGTCTTGAAAGACgaaattgatgatgattctGGAAATCAAACGATTCTGCAACTGGCTGCGGGGAGTATCAGTAACGATTATAACACAACGGAATTGGAAATTACGTGCAGTCCCGAAATGGGGAGGTCTGCCACACAAAATCGGTCGGATAGAAAAGTTGAATCTGCTCAGGGTTTACATGGGAATAGAACTCTTCAGTTAcccaaaatgaaaagtttcaGCACCATAGACGGTAGCATTAAAGATATTAAGTGA
- the LDO45 gene encoding Ldo45p (similar to Saccharomyces cerevisiae YMR147W; ancestral locus Anc_2.377) encodes MAARNRKRNNKKKTLMGTSAAQENNATYLLVADELHENTTNLNVGAEAPPVEHNENLMPTKEFKHLQRLEPINEHGDSEDEISRKIESVTNGTGIITEADVQKLLLSYAITSSLTQENNNEEEERRQTTRAPFPFFFSLPGYFQTFFFKCKQVLYNFGLKLIEKLKVLQNNLYEVFWIVVIYVNYWFPNVGDYVRYVNYKFSQRCNCQFY; translated from the coding sequence ATGGCAGCTAGAAATCGTAAAAGGAataacaagaagaagactcTTATGGGAACGAGCGCTGctcaagaaaacaatgcAACGTATTTGCTCGTTGCAGATGAACTGCACGAAAACACTACCAACCTAAACGTGGGTGCTGAAGCTCCTCCAGTGGAGCACAATGAAAATCTCATGCCTACCAAAGAATTCAAGCATCTGCAGAGATTAGAGCCGATAAACGAGCATGGAGATAGCGAGGATGAAATATCAAGGAAAATTGAGTCTGTGACAAATGGTACAGGGATCATAACTGAAGCAGACGTTCAAAAGCTACTATTAAGCTATGCCATCACAAGTAGTTTGACACAGGAGAACAACaacgaagaagaggaaCGTCGTCAAACTACTAGAGCGCCGttcccattttttttttctttgcctGGCTATTTCCAgaccttcttctttaaatgTAAGCAAGTTCTTTATAACTTTGGCCTAAAACtaatagaaaaattgaaggtTCTACAGAATAACTTGTATGAAGTGTTTTGGATCGTCGTTATCTACGTAAACTACTGGTTCCCCAATGTGGGTGACTACGTGAGGTATGTCAACTATAAATTCTCCCAACGATGCAACTGTCAGTTTTACTAA
- the YIM1 gene encoding Yim1p (similar to Saccharomyces cerevisiae YIM1 (YMR152W); ancestral locus Anc_2.373), with translation MSNEVIVNKSVTYVNNTTPVTITSSEIDLRSCYQDDEIVIEVHAAALNPIDFITHQLCNSYLFGKYAKTYSRDYSGVIIKVGKNVDDCWKIGDKVNGMYNHIYGERGTLTHYLVLNPAKDIPITHMIEVPKDDSDPYDDFVYAAAWPLTFGTAFSVLNDFKRDWNSNSKVLVIGASTSVSYAFVHIAKNYFNIGTVAGICSKSSIERNKDLGYDYLVPYDEGSIVENVKKLKQSKLENEKFDMIFDSVGNHEFFPVIDQFLKPKEKNSFYVTIAGNNKADYKNITWRDFVSLSLVFTALNPFKKYNWRFGHPSPSNNFIEVGNEMIKNGTYKPPIDSVYRFEQYKEAIDRIMSNRAKGKVVIKMK, from the coding sequence ATGTCAAATGAAGTAATTGTCAACAAATCTGTTACTTACGTTAACAATACTACTCCTGTCACAATCACATCTTCAGAGATAGATTTGAGATCCTGTTATCAAGACGATGAAATTGTGATTGAAGTGCATGCTGCTGCTTTAAATCCAATTGATTTTATTACTCATCAGCTTTGTAACTCCTACTTATTCGGCAAATATGCTAAGACTTATTCTAGAGATTACAGTGGCGTTATCATTAAGGTGGGAAAGAATGTCGATGATTGCTGGAAAATTGGTGACAAGGTCAATGGTATGTACAATCATATCTATGGTGAACGTGGTACTTTGACGCATTACTTAGTACTCAACCCTGCAAAGGACATTCCCATTACGCATATGATAGAGGTTCCCAAAGACGATAGTGACCCTTATGATGATTTCGTATACGCTGCTGCTTGGCCCTTAACTTTCGGCACCGCGTTTTCTGTGTTGAACGATTTTAAGCGAGACTGGAACTCTAATTCAAAAGTCCTAGTTATTGGGGCCTCAACTTCTGTGTCATATGCTTTCGTCCATATTGCAAAAAATTACTTCAACATTGGCACTGTTGCTGGTATTTGTAGCAAAAGTTCCATTGAACGTAACAAGGACCTAGGATACGATTACTTAGTTCCGTACGATGAAGGATCCATTGTAGAAAATgtcaagaaattgaagcAAAGCAAATTGGAAAACGAAAAGTTTGACATGATATTTGATTCAGTTGGTAACCATGAGTTTTTTCCCGTTATTGACCAGTTCTTGAAaccaaaagagaaaaattctttctaTGTAACAATTGCGGGAAACAACAAAGCCGATTATAAAAACATCACTTGGAGAGATTTTGTATCATTGAGTTTAGTGTTCACAGCTCTTAACCCATTTAAAAAATACAACTGGCGTTTTGGCCACCCATCGCCCTCCAACAACTTCATTGAAGTTGGTAATGAAATGATCAAAAATGGTACTTATAAGCCACCCATTGATTCTGTCTACCGGTTTGAACAGTACAAAGAAGCTATTGACAGAATAATGTCCAATAGGGCCAAAGGCAAAGTAGTTATTAAGATGAAGTAA
- the IMP1 gene encoding endopeptidase catalytic subunit IMP1 (similar to Saccharomyces cerevisiae IMP1 (YMR150C); ancestral locus Anc_2.374), giving the protein MTVGTLPIWSKTFSYAIRSLCLLHIVHMYAYEFTETRGESMLPTLSATNDYVHVLKNFQNGKGIKMGDCIVALKPTDPNHRICKRITGMPGDLVLVDPSTVVNYVGGVLIDEERFGTYIKVPEGHVWVTGDNLSHSLDSRTYNALPMGLIMGKIVAANNFDSPFWDGSKHRFWGFKRINNTFVDANANSN; this is encoded by the coding sequence ATGACCGTTGGAACACTTCCCATTTGgtcaaaaactttctcCTATGCAATCAGGTCATTGTGCTTGCTGCATATAGTGCATATGTATGCATATGAGTTTACGGAGACGAGGGGAGAATCTATGTTACCAACACTTTCAGCGACTAATGATTATGTGCatgttttgaagaatttccaGAATGGTAAAGGTATAAAAATGGGTGATTGCATTGTGGCATTGAAACCCACTGACCCTAATCACAGAATTTGCAAAAGGATTACCGGTATGCCTGGTGACCTTGTGCTCGTGGACCCAAGCACAGTAGTCAATTACGTTGGCGGTGTGCTGATTGATGAAGAGAGATTTGGTACGTATATTAAGGTTCCTGAGGGCCACGTTTGGGTAACAGGAGATAATCTTTCGCATTCATTAGATTCGAGGACATATAACGCATTGCCTATGGGGTTGATCATGGGCAAGATTGTAGCAGCTAACAATTTCGACAGTCCGTTCTGGGATGGTTCAAAACATAGGTTTTGGGGGTTCAAAAGAATTAATAATACTTTTGTTGACGCAAACGCTAATAGCAATTGA
- the RPS16A gene encoding 40S ribosomal protein uS9 (similar to Saccharomyces cerevisiae RPS16B (YDL083C) and RPS16A (YMR143W); ancestral locus Anc_2.386), which yields MSAVPSVQTFGKKKSATAVAHVKAGKGLIKVNGSPITLVEPEILRFKVYEPLLLVGLDKFSNIDIRVRVTGGGHVSQVYAIRQAIAKGLVAYHQKYVDEQSKNELKKAFTSYDRTLLIADSRRPEPKKFGGKGARSRFQKSYR from the exons ATGTCAGCTGTCCCAAGTGTTCAA ACTTTTGGTAAGAAGAAATCAGCTACTGCTGTTGCCCATGTCAAGGCCGGTAAAGGTTTGATCAAGGTTAACGGTTCTCCAATTACTTTGGTTGAGCCAGAAATCTTAAGATTCAAGGTTTACGAACCTTTGTTGTTGGTTGGTTTGGACAAATTCTCCAACATTGATATTAGAGTTAGAGTTACTGGTGGTGGTCACGTTTCCCAAGTTTACGCCATCAGACAAGCTATCGCTAAAGGTTTGGTTGCTTACCACCAAAAATATGTTGATGAACAATCCAAGAACGAATTGAAGAAGGCTTTCACTTCTTACGACAGAACCTTGTTGATTGCTGATTCTAGAAGACCAGAACCAAAGAAATTCGGTGGTAAGGGTGCCCGTTCCAGATTCCAAAAATCTTACCGTTAA